One window of the Tissierella sp. genome contains the following:
- a CDS encoding late competence development ComFB family protein produces MGLHNLIEDEVSKVLHKVLPQMDVKCTCEKCQMDIAAVALNNLTPNYVVTEQGYAYAKANNLNQQFNADVLAAVTKAIEIVGNNPKHEQ; encoded by the coding sequence ATGGGTCTTCATAATTTAATAGAAGATGAAGTGTCAAAAGTATTACATAAGGTCCTACCACAAATGGATGTAAAATGTACTTGTGAAAAATGTCAAATGGATATTGCAGCAGTAGCATTGAATAATCTAACACCAAACTATGTGGTTACAGAACAAGGATATGCATATGCTAAGGCAAATAATTTGAATCAACAATTTAATGCTGATGTTTTGGCTGCTGTTACAAAAGCAATTGAGATTGTAGGGAATAACCCTAAACATGAACAATAG
- a CDS encoding shikimate kinase, giving the protein MKNIVLIGMSGAGKTTVGMELSRILNREFFDTDYLIEKEENLSIEDIFSTYGESCFRKLECTIIDKLSQYEDVIISTGGGIVVDNKNISNLKEKGIIVLLESSVDNIVNNLKNSQIKRPLLGSGEDIFAKVNSMYNSRKDIYIAASDFTILVDNKSIEEIIYEILERCVKINS; this is encoded by the coding sequence ATGAAAAACATTGTATTAATTGGTATGAGTGGTGCAGGCAAGACCACTGTGGGAATGGAACTATCAAGAATTTTAAATAGAGAATTTTTTGATACTGATTATTTAATTGAAAAAGAGGAAAATTTGAGTATCGAAGATATATTTTCTACCTATGGAGAAAGTTGTTTTAGAAAATTAGAGTGTACCATTATTGATAAATTATCCCAATATGAAGATGTAATAATATCTACAGGTGGAGGTATAGTAGTAGATAATAAGAATATCTCAAATCTAAAAGAAAAAGGTATTATAGTGCTCTTAGAATCATCTGTAGATAATATAGTTAATAATTTAAAGAATTCACAAATTAAGAGACCTTTATTAGGTAGTGGGGAAGATATTTTTGCTAAGGTAAATTCTATGTATAATTCTAGAAAGGATATTTATATTGCAGCCTCCGATTTTACAATTTTAGTGGATAATAAATCAATTGAAGAAATTATCTATGAAATTTTGGAAAGATGTGTTAAAATAAACTCTTGA